CAGCAATTCACCAAAAACGGGTATTTTGAGCACAAGATCATCAACCATGTCCTGCCCTTTTTCAGTGGCGTATGCTTTTTTGAAGGCAATTGAGAAAATGATCAGCCCGATGATGATATAGACAATCTTGCTCTTGGCAATCTCACTGGCCGTCACGACAATCTGGGTTGGCAGGGGCAACTCACCGCCAAAATCAGCAAACATTTCTTCAAAAACCGGTATGACAAAAACCAAAATAACCGCCAGCACGATAATGGCGATGATCAGCGTTACGATCGGATACGTCATTGCGCCTTTAACTTGAGATTTGAGTTTGGCGGCCTTTTCCATGTAAGCGGCCAGACGTCTTAAGATAGCATCCAAGATACCGCCGGCTTCGCCAGCTGCGATCATGTTCACAAAAAGATCATCAAAATGTTTCGGAAATTGCTTGAGTGCCTCGGCAAGCGTCGCACCGCTTTCAACCTTTTCTTTGATTTCTTTGATCATTCGTTTAAAGGTTTTATTATTCTGCTGAGTGTGAAGTATTTCCAGGCACTGGATGATGGGCAGCCCTGCATCGATCATTGTAGAGAACTGACGGGCAAATAAAATTATGTCCTTTTCTTTGACTTTGGGTTGCAGCCAGGATACGTTTTCAAATAAATCTTTGGGCTTTTTCTTTATTTTGGTTGGCGTAATGCGGAGTCGAACCAGATTTGATCGAACCATGGCTTCATTGGTAGCCTCCATTTCGCCTTTGCGAGTTTCATTATTTTTGTTCGTGCCTACCCATTGATAAACTGGCATGATCAAGCCTCCATATTCATTAAAACAATCCAGGCCACAAATGGCATTGCGAACCCGATAGCAACCACAGTTCGCTTATGTATTAATTTATCATATTTGACAGCTCAGAACCAACAAATTGATACCTGATTTTTGAGAACCCTTAGATTCGCCGATGCGCAGCCCATCAAATCGGCAGAAAGTGAAAGCTGGACACGAAATTCAGGCTACCTGAGCTACAGAAAGTATATCGGTCCATCCTGGCGGAAACTTAAGATTTTTATTCGGTGCAGCTAGGGCAGCTTTCTGTGTGTTCGCATGGGGGCCGCAGGTAAACCGCACTCCCCTTTTGGCCTTTGTCTTGCAAATGTTGGCAAATATTATTAATATTACAACGATTTCAGATAGTTGTCAATAAACGTGCCACCCGATCGAGAAATCTGGTTGGCAATTTGGGGCCATTTGTGATACGGTCGGACAGGCTTAAATTATAATTATTTTCAATATCTTAAATATATTCAAACCGTCTAGGGTCGAATTTTATCCGGTATTTCGTGTTTTGCGTTTTGTGTTTTGTTCATAAACAAAAAAACATGGTCATTTTGATAAATACCTGTTGCTAAATATGAGACACCAGCATCAAACACCTGACAGATGACGCCAAAAACAGAAAAACAGTCAGCCGATGGCCTGACCATCATTACCACCCATGTGAATGCGGATTTTGATGCACTGGCATCCATGCTGGCAGCCCAGAAGCTCTATCCGGATGCATTGGTCGTATTTCCGGGTTCTCAGGAAAAGAATTTAAAAAATTTTTTTATCAACTCAATGGCCTATCTGTTTAACATGGCCGACATCGGTCGCATCGACTTCAGCAGCGTCAAACGACTGGTTCTGGTGGACACCCGCCAACCGAAACGCATCGGTAAACTGGCCAAGCTTTTAAAGCGCAAGGACCTGGACATTCATATCTACGATCACCATCCGGCTACGGATAATGATATTCAGGGCAATATCGAGGTTAAGCGCTTGAGCGGCGCCAATGTAACCTTGCTGACCGAGATTATAGCTGATAAGGGCATCGAGATCAGTGCCGATGAAGCCACGATCATGTGCCTGGGGATCTATGAAGATACGGGCTCATTTACCTTTCCGTCCACCACTGAGCAGGATTTTAAAGCAGCCGCATTTTTGTTATCCAAAGGGGCTAATTTGAATGTGGTTTCGGATTTAATTGCCAGAGAGCTGAGCCCCGCGCAGGTGGGTTTGCTAAATGATATGATTCAATCTGCAACGCGGTACAATGTCAATGGAATCGATGTGGTAGTCACGACAGTAACCACTGAAAAGTATATGCCGGATTTCGCGTTTCTGGTCCAAAAAATGGTAAAAATGGAAAATCTCGATGCCCTTTTTGCCATTGGACGTATGGAAGATAAAATTTATGTGGTGGCCCGCAGCCGCATCAATGATGTTGATGTGGGCAGCATTATTACCCCTCTGGGCGGCGGCGGACACGCCTATGCCGCCTCGGCATCCATCAAAGGCGATACGCTGGCACAGGTTGAAAACAAGCTTGTCGATATTCTATATCGCAAGGTGCAGGCCCAGCGACAGGCCAAAAACCTGATGTCATCGCCGGCTATCACCGTAGGATATGATGTCTCGTGCAAGGATGCCAACAATTTATTGACCCGCTACAACATCAATGCCCTGCTGGTCACTGAAAACCGTAACGGACAGGATCGGCTTTGCGGCTATATCACACGACAGGTGATCGAAAAAGCCCTGTACCATAAACTTGAATCGGCCCAGGTAAAAGAATACATGACCACCGAATTTGCCACTGTGGCACCCGAAGCTGACCTGAGTGAAGTTCAGGAAAAAATTATTGAAAACAAGCAGCGTGTTTTACCGGTCATCGATAATAGCACCATTGCCGGTGTGATCACCCGCACCGATTTGTTGAACATTTTGGTTCGCCAGGCGAAAAAAGATTCTACAGGATTGCCGGATCCTTTGCGGGAGCCGACGCATGCCCAAACGCGAAATGTTGTTAAATTTATGAAAGAAAGACTGAGTGGGCGCTTATTGAGAATTCTCAAAACCATTGGTGAAGTTGCCGATGAATGCGGGTATGGTGCTTATGTGGTGGGTGGGTTCGTTCGTGATCTGTTTCTGTATCGCTCGGATGAAGACGTCGATATTGTCATTGAAGGCGATGGAATCGCCTTTGCCAAAAAATATGCTAAGTTGCAGCATGCGCGCATCCATACCTATGAAAAATTTGGCACGGCGGTCATTATTTTTGAGGATAGCTTTAAAATCGATGTGGCGTCGGCCCGATTGGAGTATTATAAATTTCCAGCGGCCTTGCCGATTGTCGAAATGAGCTCGATAAAATTGGACCTCTTCCGCAGGGACTTCACCATCAATACGCTGGCGATTCAGCTGAACAGTGAAAAATTCGGCACCCTGATTGATTTCTTTTCTGCGCGCAAGGATTTGAAAGAAAAAATTATTCGTGTTTTGCACAACTTGAGTTTCGTGGAGGATCCCACCCGGGTATTTCGGGCAATTCGATTTGAGCAGCGATTTGGATTTACCATCGGCAAGTTAACCAAGAGGTTGATCAAAAACGCAGTCAACATGGACTTCTTTCGGGGTCTCAGCGGACGGCGGGTGCTCACAGAACTGAAACAAATCCTACAGGAAGACAATCCCGTGCCTGCCATTATCCGACTCAATGACCTGGATCTACTCAAATTTATCTACCCGTCGATTGAAGTCGACAAACGTCTGATATCTTTATTAAATTCAGCTAAACAGGCTATTGCCTGGCATGATTTGCTTTTTTTAGATGAATCCTATATGAAGTGGGTCGTTTATTTTTTGGTCTTGATCCATTCCTGTGACCCAAAGCGATCAGAAGAAATATGCAATCGTTTTGAATTGGCACCGCATTTTCACAAAATATTCTGCAGGGAACGGTTTGCGGCCGAAAAAGGCGTGTTGGCTTTAGCGCGCAGTTTGCCGGTTCCCAATAGCGCCCTGTATCGCATGCTCTCTGAATTCCGGACTGAATTGATCTTGTTCATGATGGCGATCAGCCGACAAAAAAAGGTAAAAAAGGCCATTTCACATTACTTTACCGGACTGCGAAAAGTGACGGTATCCATCAAAGGTAGAGATCTCATCCAGATGGGTGTGAAACCCGGACCGATTTACCGGGATATTTTTCGGGCGACCCTGGATGCCAAGTTAAACGACAAACTCAAAACAAAAAAAGACGAACTGGAATTTGCCAGAAATTATGTTGCGTAATTTTGATGTTCTTCAATTCATTTTGATGATATTGCCGTTGGTTGTCGCTGTCGTATTGCACGAATTGGCGCACGGATATGTTGCCGATAAACTGGGCGACCCGACTGCCCGTCTGGCCGGTCGTTTGACCTTAAATCCAATTAAGCATCTTGACGCTTTTGGCTCATTTCTTTTACCGATCCTCTTAAAGTTAAGCGGATCACCGGTTATCTTTGGCTATGCCAAACCAGTACCGGTAAATTTCGCCAATTTACGACAGTTTCGCAAAGCAACGATATGGGTTGCATCAGCCGGTGTCCTGACCAATATGATCCTGGCAATTATCTCGGCAGCGCTTTTTCAGCTGATCGCAGCAGGATATCCTGACTGGGCGCAGACACATTTTGAACAGCCGGCTGTCCTCTTGCTGCAGTTGCTAAAATACAGTGTGGTCATCAACTGTGTGCTGGCGCTGTTTAATTTGATTCCGATACCGCCGTTGGACGGCAGCCGTATCGTTGCCATGCTGCTGCCCGCAGCGCTGCGACGGCCGTATACGCGTCTGGAGCGCTTTGGTATGATCATCATATTTGCGCTGCTGATCATCGGACCACTGGCGCAACTGATGACTTTTGTGATGAGACCGGTACTGGACTTTTTACTAAGAATATAGCAAAGACCTCAGAGTTAGGTGAATCGAATCGCAAGGACGTAAATGATGAGTGATAAGAAACGAATTTTAAGCGGTATGCGACCCACCGGCCCTTTGCACTTAGGCAATTTGCTGGGCGCGCTGGCAAATTGGGTAGCGTTACAGGAAGAATACGAATGTTTCTATTTTATCGCCGATTGGCACGCGCTAACCAGCGATTATGAGGATACGGCGGCAATCGATCGTTTCCGCAAAGAAATCATGATCGATTGGCTCAGTGCGGGATTGACACCGGAAAAGAGCACCCTCTTTGTACAATCAGAAATCAAAGAGCACGCGGAACTGTTTCTCATTCTGGGGATGATCACTCCGGTGCCCTGGCTCGAGCGCAACCCAACCTATAAGGAGCAAATCACTCAGATCAGCAACAAGGACCTGTCCAACTTCGGTTTTTTGGGATATCCAATTTTGCAGGCAGCTGATATTATCATGTATAAACCCTATGGCGTGCCGGTGGGCGTCGACCAGGCGCCGCATGTTGAAATCACCCGTGAAATCGCCAGACGATTTAACCACTTTTACGGTGATGTCTTCCCGGAGCCCAAAGTAATATTGACCGAAACCCCGAAAATATTGGGTGCCGATCGACGCAAAATGAGCAAAAGTTATGACAATGCCATTTTCTTATCCGATACGCCTGATCAGATCAGTAAAAGGGTTTCTGGCATGATCACCGATCCACAGCGCGCCCGGCGCAGTGACCCCGGTGACCCAGATGTGTGCAATGTTTTTGACTTTCACAAATTATACACGCCGGCCGCCGAGGTTATAGAGATTGACCAGGACTGCCGCGCAGCAAAGATCGGTTGCGTAGAATGCAAAAAGAAAATGGCGCTTAACCTGAGCCAAGCGCTGGCGCCTATACGTGAAAAGCGCGCCTATTATGAAGCCCACCCGCAACAGGTCGATGAAATCATGGCCGATGGATGTAACCGGGCCAGAAAATCAGCCCGGGCTACCATGGAGGCTGTCAGGGCCGCTATCAAAATATAGAAGCGTGTCTTAATGCAAAAAGAAATTTACCAAGTTCAGTTGGAAAATATATTTGAAGGGCCAATGGATCTTCTGGTTCATCTGATCAAAAAGAATGAACTGGATATCTATGATATCCCCATCGCATTGGTCACTGAGCAATACCTGCAATACGTGGAGTGGATGAAGATCATGAACATTGATTTTGCCGGTGAGTTCATTGTGATGGCGTCGACCCTAGCCCAGATAAAATCGCGCATGCTGCTGCCAGCCTCCGCTGATGAAGAAGACGAGGACGATCCTCGCCAGGAAATTGTCAAACCTCTGATGGAATACCTTCAAATGAAATCTGCCGCCGAGCAGTTATCTGAAAGACATCTTTTGGGTGAGGAAACATTTGTCCGCAGTGCCGATAGTCAGGAGTTTTTGGCCGATCAGAATGAGCCCTATATCAAAGTGGGTCTTTTTGAGCTGATTGATGCTTTTCAGAAAATTCTGGCAAAAATTCCCGACGATTTGCAGATGGAATTTACGCCCGATAAAATTTCTGTTAAAGAAAGGATAACCCAGATTACCGATATTCTGGAAGCCAAGAGTTCGGTCACTTTTGATCAGTTATTTTCGGAACAGCCCGATAAAAGCGAGGTTGTTGTAACCTTTCTGGCCATTTTGGAAATGGTCAAACTGGCATTGATTCGCATTGCACAGCATGCACAAACCGGCCTTCTGCGCCTTTTCTATGTCTAATGGAAGATTTAAAAAATATTATTGAAAGTTTGCTGTTTGTTGCCGATGAGCCACTGACAATTGAGCGTTTAAAGCAAATCATCACCGGCGCAGAGTCCAAAGCGCTGCGGGAAGCGCTGGATGAATTGACTGTTGATTACGAAACGCGCCAAGGCGGTTTTTACCTGAATCCGGTTGCCGGGGGGTATCAGATTCGCACCCGTCCGCAATATAGGGAATGGATTAAACGCTTGTTGCAGCCCAAGCCACAGCGTTTGAGCAAAGCTGCTTTGGAGACTTTGGCCATTGTTGCATATAAGCAACCGGTCATCCGCAGCGATATTGAGCACCTGCGGGGGGTTGATTGCGGAGGTGTTTTACGCGTGCTTTTAGAACGAAAATTCATACGGGTCCTGGGCCGCAAAGAAATTCCCGGGCGCCCGTTAATTTATGCCACCACCAAACGCTTTTTAGAGGTATTTGGGCTTCAAAATCTCAAAGACCTGCCGACACCCAGGGAGATCGAAGAATTCGGCAGCACACTATCTGAGGAAATAGATGAACCAGCCGATGAAGATCAGTTCGAAACCGAGGTTACACCCGAAGCTCAGATAGAAGAAGAGGACACGCCAGATGAAGCGGTGGAGACGGAAATCCCGGCTGAAAACCTGCGAACCTCAGCGGAACCGGATGAAGCCAAACCGGATAAAGATGTGTAAAAAGGCTTGACTCGGACACCAACATTTTTCTATCTAATAAAATGCCTGGATCTTGTGCGAGGCGGAGGATTGCTTATTCGCATTAAATTTCACGCAAAATATGGGCGGTTAACTCAGTGGGAGAGTGCTACCTTCACACGGTAGAAGTCACTGGTTCAAATCCAGTACCGCCTACCAGACTAAACAAGGGGCTGCGGAAGGTTTCCGCAACCCCTTTTGATTTTATACGCCAATCGGTATCGTCATACAAACCGACACAATTGTTTGTAATATTTAGCCAGCCGATTTTACCAGTTCATCAAAGGCTTCAACCGTTACCGCCGGGCAGGTGGTAAATGCAATACCGGTCAGATCGCTCAGCGCGACAGAGGCTTTTATGGCATCATCAATACCGGGCAACGTCACACAAAACAACAGATCGTAGGGCCCTAGAAGCGCATGCATGGCATTGACCTCACCGCCCATTTTCTTAATTGTGCTGATGGCCTGCTGTGTTCTGGCCGCACTCATTTCCTTGCGTGCTTCTGCGGTATAATTGCCGAACATAAAAAAAATCGCCATACCAAACCTCCTTTCATCGCCGTTGTTTATGATCGTCACATTTAGTGATATGCCATTACGCGCTGTAAAGCAATCCCGAAATTTATCCAAAACACCCCTATTTCAAGTTACACCAAAAAGGTTTGGATCACTATCCTAAGCCGTTCACCTTAGATTATTTAGAAGGTAAGACCGGCTCAAACGGCCCCGGATCTCCGGGACAGAATCCATCGCCGGTGGCTCAAAATCAAAGACCCGTTTTAAAAATCGGATCGTAATTCGGTAAGTCGCACCCCATAATATTTCGGCTTCGCCTGCTTTTTCATATCGAAAGCAAGGAAAGGTATTCAGAATATCGCCTGCTGAGGGATTTTCGATTTGCAGGCAATAGCGTGCGTATTGGGCCGCATTAAAAAAATCTCGTAGCGGAATATAAACGATTTTTTCAACTTCCCAGTTTGGGTGAAATCGCTTTTGGCCCGAAATCCAGACAGCCATCGGATAAATCACGCGATTAAACATGACCAGAGATTGCGCCGAGAGTGGGCCTAAAAATGTAAGGCCAAAGGGATTAAGGCGCATCTCTTCGACACTTTCGCGCAGGCCGGTGGCCAAAAGCAGCCGCAACCATCCCGCCTGCTGGGGCCGCTCCCGTCGCCAGCGCTGCCAATAGGGCCAGCGTGTCAACGGCGACATCGGTATCCGCAACAGCGCTGCCAGGCCGGCGTCTAGTCGCGGCATAATACGACCGCCGGGGCAGCAGAGATCACCCGGCTGGCGGACTTTGGCAGATCGTTTGTTGAGTATTAGACAGGGTTGACCTGCAATTCGGCCCTGGCCTGGATAACGCCCCAGCAGAAACAGGACCGCTGAAACCGACTGCCAGTCAACCTTGGCTAGATTAAATATCATCTGATGACTGCTTTGAGAATTCAGACGGTCGATGATATGTTGCCTGAGAAGTCCAGGCTGTCGCAAGAGTTGGTCAACGTCTTTTAAATCCATAACCACCACTGAGAATCGTAAACGGCTGTTATCGGTCAGAGCTGTCTAAAATAACCCATCTTTAACATTTTGCCGAAAATCATTCAATTGCTCGAACCGGGCTCATCCTAAAAACAGAACAACCGTCAAAATGGTAAATGGATATCCGAGTTAAATGGACAGATACGCTGGCAAGGCTAAATGTGGCAGATTAGAAATTAAAAGAAAAAAAGTAAAAACATACCATGACTTGTCGTTTTGGGGCCTGACGTGCATGTTAGAGACGCTGAACTGTTGTTTTCCGGCTTCACGTGACAGTGAATATTTCCGCTCTATTAGCGAGCAATAGATATGTTAAACGGGTTTCAAAATAAATAG
The Desulfobacterales bacterium DNA segment above includes these coding regions:
- a CDS encoding site-2 protease family protein, whose translation is MLRNFDVLQFILMILPLVVAVVLHELAHGYVADKLGDPTARLAGRLTLNPIKHLDAFGSFLLPILLKLSGSPVIFGYAKPVPVNFANLRQFRKATIWVASAGVLTNMILAIISAALFQLIAAGYPDWAQTHFEQPAVLLLQLLKYSVVINCVLALFNLIPIPPLDGSRIVAMLLPAALRRPYTRLERFGMIIIFALLIIGPLAQLMTFVMRPVLDFLLRI
- the scpB gene encoding SMC-Scp complex subunit ScpB, producing MEDLKNIIESLLFVADEPLTIERLKQIITGAESKALREALDELTVDYETRQGGFYLNPVAGGYQIRTRPQYREWIKRLLQPKPQRLSKAALETLAIVAYKQPVIRSDIEHLRGVDCGGVLRVLLERKFIRVLGRKEIPGRPLIYATTKRFLEVFGLQNLKDLPTPREIEEFGSTLSEEIDEPADEDQFETEVTPEAQIEEEDTPDEAVETEIPAENLRTSAEPDEAKPDKDV
- the trpS gene encoding tryptophan--tRNA ligase — encoded protein: MSDKKRILSGMRPTGPLHLGNLLGALANWVALQEEYECFYFIADWHALTSDYEDTAAIDRFRKEIMIDWLSAGLTPEKSTLFVQSEIKEHAELFLILGMITPVPWLERNPTYKEQITQISNKDLSNFGFLGYPILQAADIIMYKPYGVPVGVDQAPHVEITREIARRFNHFYGDVFPEPKVILTETPKILGADRRKMSKSYDNAIFLSDTPDQISKRVSGMITDPQRARRSDPGDPDVCNVFDFHKLYTPAAEVIEIDQDCRAAKIGCVECKKKMALNLSQALAPIREKRAYYEAHPQQVDEIMADGCNRARKSARATMEAVRAAIKI
- a CDS encoding CoA pyrophosphatase encodes the protein MIFNLAKVDWQSVSAVLFLLGRYPGQGRIAGQPCLILNKRSAKVRQPGDLCCPGGRIMPRLDAGLAALLRIPMSPLTRWPYWQRWRRERPQQAGWLRLLLATGLRESVEEMRLNPFGLTFLGPLSAQSLVMFNRVIYPMAVWISGQKRFHPNWEVEKIVYIPLRDFFNAAQYARYCLQIENPSAGDILNTFPCFRYEKAGEAEILWGATYRITIRFLKRVFDFEPPAMDSVPEIRGRLSRSYLLNNLR
- a CDS encoding CBS domain-containing protein; translated protein: MTPKTEKQSADGLTIITTHVNADFDALASMLAAQKLYPDALVVFPGSQEKNLKNFFINSMAYLFNMADIGRIDFSSVKRLVLVDTRQPKRIGKLAKLLKRKDLDIHIYDHHPATDNDIQGNIEVKRLSGANVTLLTEIIADKGIEISADEATIMCLGIYEDTGSFTFPSTTEQDFKAAAFLLSKGANLNVVSDLIARELSPAQVGLLNDMIQSATRYNVNGIDVVVTTVTTEKYMPDFAFLVQKMVKMENLDALFAIGRMEDKIYVVARSRINDVDVGSIITPLGGGGHAYAASASIKGDTLAQVENKLVDILYRKVQAQRQAKNLMSSPAITVGYDVSCKDANNLLTRYNINALLVTENRNGQDRLCGYITRQVIEKALYHKLESAQVKEYMTTEFATVAPEADLSEVQEKIIENKQRVLPVIDNSTIAGVITRTDLLNILVRQAKKDSTGLPDPLREPTHAQTRNVVKFMKERLSGRLLRILKTIGEVADECGYGAYVVGGFVRDLFLYRSDEDVDIVIEGDGIAFAKKYAKLQHARIHTYEKFGTAVIIFEDSFKIDVASARLEYYKFPAALPIVEMSSIKLDLFRRDFTINTLAIQLNSEKFGTLIDFFSARKDLKEKIIRVLHNLSFVEDPTRVFRAIRFEQRFGFTIGKLTKRLIKNAVNMDFFRGLSGRRVLTELKQILQEDNPVPAIIRLNDLDLLKFIYPSIEVDKRLISLLNSAKQAIAWHDLLFLDESYMKWVVYFLVLIHSCDPKRSEEICNRFELAPHFHKIFCRERFAAEKGVLALARSLPVPNSALYRMLSEFRTELILFMMAISRQKKVKKAISHYFTGLRKVTVSIKGRDLIQMGVKPGPIYRDIFRATLDAKLNDKLKTKKDELEFARNYVA
- a CDS encoding type II secretion system F family protein codes for the protein MPVYQWVGTNKNNETRKGEMEATNEAMVRSNLVRLRITPTKIKKKPKDLFENVSWLQPKVKEKDIILFARQFSTMIDAGLPIIQCLEILHTQQNNKTFKRMIKEIKEKVESGATLAEALKQFPKHFDDLFVNMIAAGEAGGILDAILRRLAAYMEKAAKLKSQVKGAMTYPIVTLIIAIIVLAVILVFVIPVFEEMFADFGGELPLPTQIVVTASEIAKSKIVYIIIGLIIFSIAFKKAYATEKGQDMVDDLVLKIPVFGELLRKVAVAKFTRTMGTMLASGVAILEALDIVAKTAGNRTIEKAVYDVRSGIAEGRTMADPLQESGVFPAMVCQMIGVGESTGALDAMLEKIADFYDEEVDQAVENMTALIEPFMLVFLGATIGGLVVAMYLPIFKMAGAIQ
- a CDS encoding segregation/condensation protein A, with product MQKEIYQVQLENIFEGPMDLLVHLIKKNELDIYDIPIALVTEQYLQYVEWMKIMNIDFAGEFIVMASTLAQIKSRMLLPASADEEDEDDPRQEIVKPLMEYLQMKSAAEQLSERHLLGEETFVRSADSQEFLADQNEPYIKVGLFELIDAFQKILAKIPDDLQMEFTPDKISVKERITQITDILEAKSSVTFDQLFSEQPDKSEVVVTFLAILEMVKLALIRIAQHAQTGLLRLFYV
- a CDS encoding GYD domain-containing protein — translated: MAIFFMFGNYTAEARKEMSAARTQQAISTIKKMGGEVNAMHALLGPYDLLFCVTLPGIDDAIKASVALSDLTGIAFTTCPAVTVEAFDELVKSAG